A window of Longispora fulva contains these coding sequences:
- a CDS encoding TetR/AcrR family transcriptional regulator, with product MAVNQVRNGPLRRLPVQERSAARVERMLDACAALVDELGYEDLTTTLVAERAEVAIGSVYQFFPDKRALVQALTERNLAEYLRRIGERFAAETVAHWWDGVDAVIEEYIALRRDLPGFRTLHFGDVVDVHLLDPELDNNAAIAARLGGLLADRFGVNPPELQLAVAVETGDALIKLAFRRDPNGDPAVLAEGKAMIREYLAKHV from the coding sequence ATGGCGGTTAATCAGGTCCGAAACGGGCCACTGCGCCGACTGCCGGTGCAGGAGCGGAGCGCAGCGCGCGTCGAGCGGATGCTGGACGCCTGCGCCGCCCTGGTCGACGAGCTCGGCTACGAGGACCTCACCACCACGCTCGTCGCGGAGCGCGCGGAGGTCGCGATCGGCTCGGTGTACCAGTTCTTCCCGGACAAGCGGGCCCTGGTGCAGGCGCTCACGGAGCGCAACCTCGCGGAGTACCTGCGCCGGATCGGCGAGCGGTTCGCGGCCGAGACGGTGGCGCACTGGTGGGACGGGGTCGACGCGGTGATCGAGGAGTACATAGCGCTGCGCCGGGACCTGCCCGGGTTCCGCACCCTGCACTTCGGCGACGTCGTCGACGTGCACCTGCTGGACCCTGAGCTGGACAACAACGCGGCGATCGCGGCCCGACTCGGCGGGCTGCTCGCGGACCGGTTCGGGGTCAACCCGCCGGAGCTGCAACTCGCGGTGGCCGTCGAGACGGGGGACGCCCTGATCAAACTGGCGTTCCGCCGGGACCCGAACGGCGATCCGGCGGTGCTGGCGGAGGGTAAGGCGATGATCCGGGAGTACCTGGCCAAGCACGTGTGA
- a CDS encoding class I SAM-dependent methyltransferase, which yields MTGPSYDKVAARYLDEFGDELAGKPLDRGLLLALLELAGPGPVADLGAGPGHIADYLRGHGADVFGLDLSPVMCAVGARRYKLPMLAGELTRLPLRTGSLGALTALYTVIHLYAEDRARAYGEFARVLRPGGFALISFHVSDAGHLAGESHTMDTWWGEAVDLTFRFLDPSAEQASLERAGLEIVTTLERAPLDPAEHPSQRAYLLARKPVTSSGSSAPS from the coding sequence GTGACTGGCCCCAGCTATGACAAGGTCGCCGCCCGCTACCTCGACGAGTTCGGCGACGAGCTCGCCGGCAAGCCACTCGACAGAGGACTCCTCCTCGCCCTCCTCGAACTCGCCGGTCCCGGCCCGGTCGCCGATCTCGGCGCGGGCCCCGGGCACATCGCCGACTACCTGCGCGGCCACGGCGCCGACGTGTTCGGCCTGGACCTCTCGCCGGTGATGTGCGCGGTGGGCGCCCGGCGCTACAAGCTGCCGATGCTCGCCGGCGAGCTCACCCGGCTCCCGCTCCGGACGGGCTCCCTGGGCGCGCTGACCGCCCTGTACACCGTCATCCACCTCTACGCAGAGGACCGCGCCCGCGCCTACGGGGAGTTCGCCCGGGTGCTGCGGCCGGGCGGGTTCGCGCTGATCTCCTTCCACGTGTCCGACGCCGGGCACCTCGCTGGCGAGTCGCACACGATGGACACCTGGTGGGGGGAGGCGGTGGACCTGACGTTCCGGTTCCTCGACCCGTCGGCCGAGCAGGCGAGCCTGGAGCGGGCCGGCCTGGAGATCGTCACCACCCTGGAGCGGGCCCCGCTGGACCCGGCCGAGCACCCGAGCCAGCGGGCCTACCTGCTGGCCCGCAAACCGGTCACGAGTTCTGGCAGCTCTGCGCCGTCGTGA
- the topA gene encoding type I DNA topoisomerase, translating into MPRSTSTRLVIVESAAKVKIIAGYLGSGYVVESSLGHVRDLPRGTKDLPEEYKKQPWAYLGVNVDDNFTPVYVISADRKKQITKLKALIKDADELYLATDGDREGEAIAWHLIETLKPKIPVKRMVFNEITKPAILAAVENLRELDKDLVDAQEARRILDRLYGYDVSAVLWKKVQRGLSAGRVQSIATRIVVERERQRMAFHAATYWDILAALVGGKEKGAFTATLNALDGVKTATGKDFDPATGQVRVGAQVVHLDEQGARGLAARLEGRQFVVDRVEEKPYRRKPYAPFITSTLQQEASRKLRYSSQQTMRVAQRLYENGYITYMRTDSTNLSQTALNAARQQVRELYGDRFVPPQPRLYTKKAKNAQEAHEAIRPAGDAFRTPGDVAKEMPVDELKLYELIWRRTIASQMTDAIGNSTSVRIKATTASGEECDFTASGKTITDPGFLKAYVESTDDENEESEDAESRLPVLVKGDQLNADALTPTGHTTQPPSRYTEASLIKAMEELGVGRPSTYTPTIQTIQDREYVFKKGQALIPSFTAFAVIQLLEQYYPRLVDYNFTASMEDELDQIAGGEAASVDFLKGFYFGGEDGPEGSVARSGGLQKMVTENLADIDARAVNSIPLFDDVVVRVGRYGPYLQKGEDAEARAAIPEGVAPDELTREKVEELFIGGNGERDLGQHPETGDPILVKTGRYGPYISSGEKSASLFKTQSPETVTFEEAVQLLTLPRVVGKDPEGEEIVATSGRYGPYIKRGTDSRSIETEEQIFTITLEQALAILAQPKTRAARGAAKPPLREMGPDPVTEKPLVIKDGRFGPYVTDGEYNASLRRGDTVEELTIEKASEMLAEKRAAGPVKKKATKKAAAKKADAPTAKKAAAAKKTTAAKKAPAAKKAPAKKAAAPEKELTETQKANLAVKAAMAAAKKAAKAAAK; encoded by the coding sequence GTGCCTCGTTCCACAAGCACCCGCCTGGTCATCGTCGAGTCCGCGGCGAAGGTCAAGATCATCGCGGGCTACCTCGGCTCGGGCTATGTCGTGGAGTCGAGTCTGGGCCACGTCCGGGACCTGCCGCGCGGGACGAAAGACCTCCCCGAGGAGTACAAGAAGCAGCCCTGGGCGTATCTGGGCGTCAACGTCGACGACAACTTCACCCCGGTCTACGTGATCAGCGCCGACCGCAAGAAGCAGATCACCAAGCTGAAGGCCCTGATCAAGGACGCCGACGAGCTCTACCTCGCCACGGACGGCGACCGCGAGGGCGAGGCCATCGCCTGGCACCTGATCGAGACCCTCAAGCCGAAGATCCCGGTCAAGCGGATGGTCTTCAACGAGATCACCAAGCCGGCGATCCTCGCGGCGGTGGAGAACCTGCGCGAGCTGGACAAGGACCTCGTCGACGCCCAGGAGGCCCGCCGGATCCTGGACCGCCTCTACGGGTACGACGTCTCCGCCGTGCTGTGGAAGAAGGTCCAGCGCGGCCTCTCCGCCGGCCGGGTGCAGTCGATCGCGACCCGGATCGTGGTCGAGCGCGAGCGCCAGCGGATGGCGTTCCACGCCGCGACCTACTGGGACATCCTCGCCGCGCTCGTCGGCGGCAAGGAGAAGGGCGCCTTCACGGCCACCCTCAACGCGCTGGACGGCGTGAAGACGGCGACCGGCAAGGACTTCGACCCGGCGACCGGCCAGGTCCGGGTCGGCGCCCAGGTGGTGCACCTCGACGAGCAGGGCGCGCGGGGTCTGGCGGCGCGGCTCGAGGGCCGGCAGTTCGTGGTGGACCGGGTCGAGGAGAAGCCGTACCGGCGCAAGCCGTACGCGCCGTTCATCACCTCCACGTTGCAGCAGGAGGCGTCGCGGAAGCTGCGCTACTCCTCGCAGCAGACGATGCGGGTGGCCCAGCGGCTGTACGAGAACGGGTACATCACCTACATGCGTACCGACTCGACGAATCTGTCGCAGACGGCGCTGAACGCGGCCCGCCAGCAGGTCCGCGAGCTGTACGGCGACCGGTTCGTGCCGCCGCAGCCCCGGCTGTACACGAAGAAGGCCAAGAACGCCCAGGAGGCGCACGAGGCCATCCGGCCCGCCGGTGACGCGTTCCGCACCCCGGGCGACGTGGCCAAGGAGATGCCGGTCGACGAGCTGAAGCTCTACGAGCTGATCTGGCGGCGGACGATCGCCTCGCAGATGACCGACGCGATCGGCAACTCGACCTCGGTGCGGATCAAGGCGACCACCGCCAGCGGCGAGGAGTGCGACTTCACCGCGTCGGGCAAGACGATCACGGACCCGGGCTTCCTCAAGGCGTACGTCGAGTCCACCGACGACGAGAACGAGGAGTCGGAGGACGCGGAGAGCCGGCTTCCCGTCCTGGTCAAGGGCGACCAGCTCAACGCCGACGCGCTGACCCCGACCGGGCACACTACCCAGCCGCCGTCGCGTTACACCGAGGCCTCGCTGATCAAGGCGATGGAGGAGCTGGGCGTCGGCCGCCCGTCGACGTACACCCCGACGATCCAGACGATCCAGGACCGGGAGTACGTCTTCAAGAAGGGCCAGGCCCTCATCCCGTCCTTCACGGCGTTCGCGGTGATCCAGCTCCTGGAGCAGTACTACCCGCGCCTGGTGGACTACAACTTCACGGCCTCCATGGAGGACGAACTCGACCAGATCGCGGGGGGTGAAGCCGCCTCCGTCGATTTCTTGAAGGGGTTCTACTTCGGCGGCGAGGACGGGCCCGAGGGCTCCGTCGCCCGCTCCGGTGGCCTGCAGAAGATGGTCACGGAGAACCTGGCCGACATCGACGCGCGCGCCGTCAACTCGATCCCGCTGTTCGACGACGTGGTGGTCCGGGTCGGCCGCTACGGTCCGTACCTGCAGAAGGGTGAGGACGCCGAGGCCCGCGCCGCCATCCCCGAGGGGGTGGCCCCGGACGAGCTGACCCGGGAGAAGGTCGAGGAGCTGTTCATCGGCGGCAACGGTGAGCGCGACCTCGGGCAGCACCCGGAGACCGGCGACCCGATCCTGGTGAAGACGGGCCGCTACGGTCCGTACATCTCCAGTGGGGAGAAGTCGGCCTCGCTGTTCAAGACCCAGTCCCCGGAGACCGTCACCTTCGAGGAGGCGGTGCAGCTCCTGACGCTGCCGCGGGTGGTCGGCAAGGACCCGGAGGGCGAGGAGATCGTCGCCACCTCGGGTCGCTACGGGCCGTACATCAAGCGGGGCACCGACTCGCGGTCGATCGAGACCGAGGAGCAGATCTTCACGATCACCCTGGAGCAGGCGCTGGCGATCCTGGCCCAGCCGAAGACCCGGGCCGCGCGGGGGGCAGCCAAGCCGCCGCTGCGCGAGATGGGTCCCGACCCGGTGACCGAGAAGCCGCTGGTCATCAAGGACGGCCGGTTCGGGCCGTACGTCACGGACGGCGAGTACAACGCGTCGCTGCGCCGTGGCGACACGGTCGAGGAGCTGACGATCGAGAAGGCGTCGGAGATGCTCGCCGAGAAGCGCGCCGCCGGCCCGGTGAAGAAGAAGGCGACCAAGAAGGCTGCGGCGAAGAAGGCCGACGCCCCGACGGCGAAGAAGGCGGCTGCGGCCAAGAAGACGACCGCGGCGAAGAAGGCCCCGGCTGCCAAGAAGGCCCCCGCGAAGAAGGCGGCGGCTCCCGAGAAGGAGCTGACGGAGACCCAGAAGGCCAACCTGGCGGTGAAGGCAGCGATGGCCGCCGCGAAGAAGGCCGCGAAGGCCGCGGCCAAGTAG
- a CDS encoding D-arabinono-1,4-lactone oxidase, protein MQEWRNWAGNQRETAARAVTPGSRDELIDAIKSFDGPIKALGSGHSFSAAAVTTGMRLSLDGFTDLVSVENDLVTVGAGMPLHVLNPLLASHGLALPNLGDIDAQTIAGAISTGTHGTGSRLGGLATFVEALELVTGTGEVRRFAKGEPGFDGAVVGVGALGVLTEVTLRCCPAFVLHATEGPVPLADVLAGYEDLFGANDHFEFYWFPYTDRALTKANNRVGRDDRPLGGFKSWLEDDFLSNTVFDGLCRVGRAAPRLVPSITRLSARVLSAREFTGASHEVFCSPRRVRFVEMEYSFPREVLREAFAGLQRVIDALPYKIVFPVEVRCAAADELWLSPSYGRDSCYIAIHQYRGMPYEEYFREFERMALELGGRPHWGKMNYRTAEDLRPAYPRFDEFLALRGELDPERRFANAYTEKVFGV, encoded by the coding sequence ATGCAGGAATGGCGGAACTGGGCCGGCAACCAGCGCGAGACCGCGGCAAGGGCGGTTACCCCGGGCTCTCGGGATGAGCTTATCGATGCCATCAAGAGCTTCGATGGTCCGATAAAGGCACTCGGATCGGGGCACTCGTTCAGCGCCGCGGCCGTCACGACGGGCATGCGGCTGTCCCTCGACGGGTTCACCGACCTGGTCAGCGTCGAGAACGACCTGGTCACGGTGGGTGCCGGCATGCCGCTGCACGTGCTCAACCCGCTGCTCGCCTCGCACGGGCTCGCGCTGCCCAACCTCGGCGACATCGACGCGCAGACCATCGCGGGAGCCATTTCGACGGGTACGCACGGGACGGGTTCCCGACTCGGCGGCCTCGCCACCTTCGTCGAGGCCCTGGAGCTGGTCACCGGCACCGGGGAGGTCCGCAGGTTCGCGAAAGGGGAGCCGGGCTTCGACGGGGCCGTCGTCGGGGTCGGCGCGCTCGGCGTGCTCACCGAGGTGACCCTGCGCTGTTGCCCGGCCTTCGTCCTGCACGCCACCGAGGGGCCGGTGCCCCTGGCCGACGTCCTCGCCGGGTACGAGGACCTGTTCGGGGCCAACGACCACTTCGAGTTCTACTGGTTCCCGTACACCGACCGGGCGCTCACCAAGGCCAACAACCGGGTCGGGCGCGACGACCGGCCGCTCGGCGGGTTCAAGAGCTGGCTCGAGGACGACTTCCTGTCCAACACCGTGTTCGACGGGCTCTGCCGGGTCGGTCGGGCCGCGCCCCGCCTCGTCCCGTCGATCACCCGGCTGTCGGCCCGGGTGCTGTCCGCGCGGGAGTTCACCGGGGCCTCGCACGAGGTGTTCTGCTCGCCGAGGCGGGTTCGGTTCGTGGAGATGGAGTACAGCTTCCCGCGCGAGGTGCTGCGCGAGGCGTTCGCCGGGCTCCAGCGGGTGATCGACGCGCTGCCCTACAAGATCGTGTTCCCGGTGGAGGTGCGGTGCGCCGCAGCCGACGAGCTGTGGCTGTCCCCCTCCTACGGGCGCGACTCCTGCTACATCGCGATCCACCAGTACCGGGGGATGCCCTACGAGGAGTACTTCCGCGAGTTCGAGCGGATGGCGCTGGAGCTCGGCGGACGGCCGCACTGGGGGAAGATGAACTACCGGACGGCAGAGGACCTGCGCCCGGCCTATCCCCGGTTCGACGAGTTCCTGGCGCTGCGCGGGGAGCTGGATCCGGAGCGGCGGTTCGCGAACGCGTACACGGAAAAGGTGTTCGGGGTCTGA
- a CDS encoding RICIN domain-containing protein yields the protein MLKRIMMTLATAAVAFITMAPATAHASDWWIEYSNKASHNCIDVKNSSSSNGAIVQEYPCKNPGTSGAANQQWQFQGHQFVVLHSGKCLDLAGWSTADGGTVQQWSCTGALNQSWTSVYVSTNPRGSENWLIKSDLSGKCLNRANVGNALYQTACDSSNLNQVWTSLLIDSGCTTCIAPARRD from the coding sequence ATGTTGAAGCGGATCATGATGACGCTGGCGACCGCGGCGGTCGCTTTCATCACGATGGCACCGGCCACGGCGCACGCCTCGGACTGGTGGATCGAATACTCGAACAAGGCCAGCCACAACTGCATCGACGTCAAGAACTCGTCGAGCTCCAACGGGGCGATCGTCCAGGAGTACCCCTGCAAGAACCCGGGCACGAGCGGTGCCGCCAACCAGCAGTGGCAGTTCCAGGGCCACCAGTTCGTCGTGCTGCACAGCGGCAAGTGCCTCGACCTCGCCGGCTGGTCCACCGCCGACGGCGGCACGGTCCAGCAGTGGAGCTGCACCGGGGCCCTGAACCAGAGCTGGACCTCGGTCTACGTGAGCACCAACCCGCGGGGCTCGGAGAACTGGCTGATCAAGAGCGATCTGAGCGGCAAGTGCCTGAACCGGGCCAACGTCGGCAACGCGCTCTACCAGACGGCCTGCGACAGCTCGAACCTCAACCAGGTGTGGACGTCGCTGCTCATCGACTCCGGCTGCACGACCTGCATCGCCCCGGCCCGCCGGGACTAG
- a CDS encoding AfsR/SARP family transcriptional regulator, giving the protein MELRVLGALEVRDGGLVSAPRRRLTRVLLGMLALRANLPLSTDAIMDALWGSAPPRSARANLRSYVAELRRLLPGALPADPRVEAVRRGYLLRVGTTGLDVLRFEALAAEGRQHLADGGYGLAADRLGHAAGLWRGPVLAGLDIPDAVAADARLLDDRRLDVTEHAIDARLALGQHADLAAQLPTLIAGHELRERRWGQLMLALYRCGRQAEALETYQRLYRLLADELGVEPGPESQELHGRILRSDPGLGADPLSPPAPAPWQLPPVPAGFVGRTAELALVDGAMRAAAGPRGPIAVTVLSGTAGVGKTALALHWAHRARERFPDGCLYVDLRGYGPDQPRLPEDVLVEFLSALGVESRRDLTGTYRTVLAGRRMLVVLDNAWSADQIRPLLPGDSCGVLVTSRDALAGLVARDGATRVDVELLPAGDAVDLLRGLIGGRADAEPGTAETLAHRCARLPLALRIAAELVVDSPATTLSELAGELADEQHRLDVLDAGGDAQTAVRSVLSWSDRHLSPGAARAFRLLGLHPGRHFDRYALAALADAPPRPLLGSLLRAHLVHEVSPGRYASHDLLRSYAHELAAGLDERHAALARLFDQQVYTASVAMDLVYPHEAHRRPKAVEPTVPTEAFADPDAARAWLDAELDNLLAVARLAADTGWGGPVATLSGTLHRHLSTRGRYVDMLALHDLALDVAREAADSRAESAALHDRGVALFRMGRFSDALDQLGRALAIRAENGDRIGESATLHRLGTVHSEAGRPHEALDHFHRALAVAGELGDVAAEGAVLGNIGLVHEWLGEWPDALDCYQRALAIHRATGFRTGEGDTLNNIAIVYRHSGRVPESVDHLEQALAVYRAAGDRGGVGVALNNLGLAAANRDDWAAGRIHLSEALAVHRELGSRVAELETLNILGLLEHREGRHADAVARFRGTVALAMDLGVPGSLMNAHQGLGLALEAVGQRGAALVHLEAALELARGTGARKAEATALLSVARCAPEPEATRLRALAAALHEALGLPPDP; this is encoded by the coding sequence GTGGAATTGCGGGTTCTCGGCGCGCTGGAGGTGCGCGACGGCGGGCTGGTGTCCGCGCCCCGGCGTCGGCTGACCCGGGTGCTGCTGGGCATGCTCGCGCTGCGCGCCAACCTGCCGCTGTCCACCGACGCGATCATGGACGCGCTGTGGGGGTCAGCGCCGCCGCGGTCCGCCCGGGCCAACCTGCGGTCCTATGTGGCCGAGCTGCGCCGCCTGCTGCCCGGCGCGTTGCCTGCCGACCCGCGGGTCGAGGCGGTGCGCCGCGGCTACCTGCTCCGGGTCGGCACCACGGGCCTGGACGTGCTGCGCTTCGAGGCCCTGGCCGCCGAGGGCCGCCAACACCTCGCCGACGGCGGCTACGGCCTGGCCGCCGACCGTCTCGGGCACGCCGCCGGCCTGTGGCGCGGTCCTGTGCTGGCCGGCCTCGACATCCCCGACGCCGTCGCCGCCGACGCCCGGCTGCTCGACGACCGCCGGCTCGACGTCACCGAGCACGCGATCGACGCCCGGCTCGCGCTCGGCCAGCACGCTGACCTGGCCGCCCAGCTGCCGACCCTGATCGCGGGGCACGAGCTACGCGAACGGCGCTGGGGCCAGCTGATGCTCGCGCTGTACCGGTGCGGACGCCAGGCCGAGGCCCTGGAGACCTACCAGCGCCTCTACCGGCTGCTGGCCGACGAGCTGGGCGTCGAGCCCGGCCCGGAGAGCCAGGAGCTGCACGGCCGGATCCTGCGCTCCGACCCGGGGCTGGGCGCGGATCCGCTGAGCCCCCCGGCCCCGGCGCCGTGGCAGCTCCCGCCGGTCCCGGCCGGATTCGTCGGTCGGACGGCCGAGCTGGCGCTGGTCGACGGGGCGATGCGCGCTGCGGCCGGCCCCCGGGGCCCGATCGCCGTCACGGTCCTCAGCGGCACGGCCGGGGTCGGCAAGACGGCGCTGGCCCTGCACTGGGCGCACCGGGCCCGCGAACGCTTCCCCGACGGCTGCCTGTACGTCGACCTGCGCGGCTACGGCCCCGACCAGCCCCGGCTCCCCGAGGACGTGCTGGTGGAGTTCCTCAGCGCCCTCGGGGTGGAGTCCCGGCGCGACCTGACCGGCACGTACCGCACGGTGCTGGCCGGCCGGCGGATGCTCGTCGTCCTCGACAACGCCTGGTCCGCCGACCAGATCCGGCCCCTGCTGCCCGGCGACTCGTGCGGGGTGCTCGTGACCAGCCGCGACGCCCTCGCCGGCCTGGTCGCCAGGGACGGCGCGACCAGGGTCGACGTGGAACTCCTGCCGGCGGGCGACGCCGTGGACCTGCTCCGCGGCCTGATCGGCGGTCGGGCCGACGCCGAGCCGGGCACCGCCGAGACCCTGGCGCACCGGTGCGCCCGGCTGCCCCTGGCGCTGCGGATCGCCGCGGAACTCGTGGTCGACTCCCCGGCGACCACCCTGTCCGAGCTGGCCGGGGAACTCGCCGACGAGCAGCACCGGCTCGACGTCCTCGACGCCGGCGGCGACGCGCAGACCGCCGTCCGTTCGGTGCTGTCCTGGTCCGACCGGCACCTGTCGCCCGGGGCGGCCCGGGCGTTCCGGCTGCTGGGGCTGCACCCCGGAAGACACTTCGACCGGTACGCCCTCGCGGCCCTCGCCGACGCCCCGCCCCGCCCCCTGCTCGGCAGCCTGCTGCGCGCGCACCTGGTGCACGAGGTGTCCCCGGGCCGGTACGCCTCGCACGACCTGCTGCGCAGCTACGCCCACGAGCTCGCGGCCGGCCTCGACGAGCGGCACGCGGCCCTGGCCCGGCTGTTCGATCAGCAGGTCTACACGGCCTCGGTGGCGATGGACCTGGTGTACCCGCACGAGGCGCACCGCCGCCCCAAGGCCGTCGAGCCGACGGTGCCCACCGAGGCGTTCGCCGACCCGGACGCTGCCAGGGCCTGGCTCGACGCGGAGCTGGACAACCTGCTCGCCGTCGCACGGCTCGCCGCCGACACCGGCTGGGGCGGGCCCGTGGCGACCCTGTCGGGCACCCTGCACCGGCACCTGTCCACCCGGGGCCGCTACGTCGACATGCTCGCCCTGCACGACCTCGCTCTCGACGTGGCCAGGGAGGCCGCCGACTCCCGGGCCGAGTCGGCGGCACTGCACGACCGGGGCGTGGCGCTCTTCCGGATGGGTCGGTTCAGCGACGCCCTCGACCAGCTCGGCCGGGCGCTGGCGATCCGGGCCGAGAACGGCGACCGGATCGGGGAGAGCGCGACCCTGCACCGGCTCGGCACGGTGCACAGCGAGGCGGGCCGCCCGCACGAGGCGCTCGACCACTTCCACCGCGCCCTGGCCGTCGCCGGCGAACTGGGGGACGTCGCCGCAGAGGGCGCGGTTCTCGGCAACATCGGCCTCGTGCACGAGTGGCTGGGCGAGTGGCCCGACGCGCTCGACTGCTACCAGCGCGCCCTCGCGATCCACCGGGCGACCGGCTTCAGGACCGGGGAGGGCGACACCCTCAACAACATCGCCATCGTGTACCGGCACAGCGGCCGGGTTCCCGAGTCCGTCGACCACCTGGAACAGGCCCTCGCTGTCTACCGGGCGGCCGGCGACCGGGGCGGGGTGGGCGTCGCGCTCAACAACCTCGGACTGGCCGCGGCGAACCGGGACGACTGGGCGGCAGGCCGGATCCACCTCTCCGAGGCGCTGGCCGTGCACCGCGAGCTCGGCAGCCGGGTCGCCGAGCTGGAGACCCTGAACATCCTCGGCCTGCTCGAACACCGCGAGGGCCGGCACGCCGACGCCGTGGCCCGGTTCCGCGGCACCGTGGCGCTCGCCATGGACCTCGGGGTGCCCGGTTCCCTGATGAACGCCCACCAGGGGCTCGGCCTGGCCCTGGAGGCCGTCGGACAGCGCGGGGCGGCCCTGGTGCACCTGGAGGCCGCGCTGGAGCTGGCCCGCGGCACGGGCGCGCGCAAGGCCGAGGCGACGGCGCTGCTGAGCGTGGCGCGGTGCGCGCCGGAGCCGGAGGCGACCCGGCTCCGCGCGCTCGCAGCGGCCCTGCACGAGGCACTGGGCCTCCCGCCCGACCCCTGA